In Mammaliicoccus sp. Marseille-Q6498, the genomic stretch TACAATTAATCTATTAGAAGAAGCACTTTCAACTTATAATGTTGCGGCTGAATTAGCTAGCAAACAACCAGGTGCACACTTACCAGGCACATTCCAAATCGCTTTTATAGATCAATTAAATGCCATTACGGATGAAATCGTTGAAGAGAAAAAGAATGTGAAAGAAGTGAAATAAATGTTTGATATAAATACATTAAAAGTATATTTTATTGCTGGTAGTCAAGATGTACCAAACAAAGATTTATATGACGTTGTTGAGCAAGCATTAGAAGCGGGAATTACAATGTTTCAATTTCGAGAAAAAGGACCTCAGAGTAAATCAGGCATTGAAAAAGAACAGTTAGCACAATCTCTACTTGAATTATGCCGAAGATATGAAGTGCCTTTTATTGTTAATGATGATGTAGATTTAGCTGTGAAAATTAATGCTGATGGCATTCACGTCGGTCAAGATGATCGACGTGTTTCAACGTTCAAAGATAAGTTTGAAAATAAAATTATTGGATTAAGTGTCGCTAATATGGAAGAGTATTCAAAATCAGAAATTTCTAATGTAGACTACATTGGAACAGGACCAATTCATTCAACAACTTCAAAAGATGATGCGGGTGAAGAAGGTGGATATAATCTTATTAGTACACTAAGAAGATATGATCATCATATACCTATCGTCGCAATTGGTGGAATTACAGAACAAGATGTCGTACCGCTTATAAATGCCGGTGCGAACGGTGTGAGTGTCATATCCGCTATAGCTAGAAGTGCCAATATTGAACAAACTGTGAAGGGCTTTCATAACCAATATAAAAAAGTGTAATAAAAATCAAGATATTGATTTATGTTGTATAGAATGTGTGATAGAATAAGCCTTATGTGAGTATATCAATAGAGGTGGAAAAATGAAGAAAAAAGCTTTATGGCCATTATTATTTAGTGTAATGGTTGTGCTAGCTGGGTGTGATTATTCTAAACCTGAAAACAGAGATGGTTTCTTTTATAATACATTTGTAAAACCGATGGATAGTCTTATTCATTGGCTCGGTGCAAATATAAATCACGACTACGGACTAGCTATAATAATTATTACTTTAGTTGTACGTCTCGCGCTATTCCCATTTATGATGAAGACATATAAAAATCAAAAATTGATGCGTGAAAAAATGAAATTAGCTAAACCTGAAATGGAGAAAATTCAGGAAAAAGTTAAACGAGCTAGAACGCAAGAAGAAAAAATGGCTGCCAATCAAGAAATGATGACTTTATACAAAAAACATGGTATAAATCCTATGAATATGGGTTGTTTACCAATCGTTATTCAAATGCCTATCGTTATGGGCTTATTCTATGTATTAAAGTATCCAACACCAGGCGGTATTACAGAATACCCGCATTTCTTATGGTTTAATTTAACTCAACCAGATATCTTCATTACAATTATTGCGGGGATTATTTATGCATTACAAGCATTCGTTTCAATGAAATATGCTAATGTTCCTGATGAACAGAAGAATATGATGAGAATGATGATGTTTGTATCTCCAATTATGATTATTTGGATGTCATACATCTCAGCTTCAGCTTTAGGTTTATACTGGGCTGTCGGTGGTGCATTCTTAATTGTTCAAACGTGGTTAGGTAACGTCTTCTACAACAAAAAAGTTGATGAAGAAATGAAACCATTAATTGAAGCACATGAAAGAAATCAACAAGAAGAAAATAAAGAAAAGAAACCAGCTAAACTTGTTTCTAATAAGAAGAAAAAATAATAATTAAAAAGACAAACTAACTATTAATCGGTTAGTTTGTCTTTTTTTTAGACTGTCAACAAAGTCATTTAAAGTGAAATTGTTGGCAGTTTTTTTATGAACACATTCTAAGGAGCAGAATTCTGAGAAATGATCGTTAGAATATCCATAATGAGATTAAAAACGAGACGCCTGAGGGAATAGTACAAGTCGAAGACTACAGGCTGAGACTGTACCCTAGGCAAGCGAGTTTTTAATCGATTAGTTTGTTATATCCCATTCTTTATAAAATTGATCTAAAAAGATTAATATAAATGCATGTCTTTCTTCAGCAATTTGTTTCCCTCGCGCTGTATTCATTTGGTCTTTTAATAATAATAGCTTTTCATAAAAGTGATTAATTGCTGTGTTTGGTTCATCATGATATTGATCTGGTGTCAACGTTTCTAAATTTCTTGGTTGAGCTTTTGTGAGATGCATTGGTTCTTTAAAATGACCTGCATATTGAAATGTTCTCGCTATTCCAATCGCTCCTAACGCATCAATTCTATCAGCGTCTTGTACAATTTTCCCTGCTAAACTAGTAAGCTTCCCTTTATTTTGTCCGCCATTATAGCTAATAAATTTAAGAATATGTACGAGTTCGTCTTGAATATCTTTTGATAATTGAACATTTTCCATCCAATTGTGCAATTGCTGCCAAGCGGACTTTGAGTCTTTAAACAGTTTTTTGTCTACAGAGTCGTGCAATAGGCTAGCTAATTCAACTATAAAGTTATTGACGTTTTCTTCTTGTGCGATAAGTAGGGCATTATGTCTAACTCTCAATATATGTTCATAGTCATGTCCAGTTGTATCTTGTTCGTGTAATGATTTTACATATTGTTCTGCTTCTTTAATAATTTGTTCTTTATCCATTATATGCTCCTTAAAAAAAGCAGATAGAAGAGATTAAAGGATCCACTTCTATCTGCTATGTATTTTATAATATAGGTGATAATAATCTCGCAATACCTTCTTTAAGTTTGATCCAAGCGCTTCTGCTTTCATATTTTTCAATTGTTAACAGAGTAGAATGTTTCTTGTCATTTTCATATGCTAAACGTGAATTTCTTGCGATTTCTTCATCATATATAAATGCATTAACTTCGAAGTTTAATACGAAACTTCTGTTATCCATATTTGCAGTACCGATACTTACAACTTCATCATCAATGACTACCATTTTAGTGTGAATAAATCCATTTTCATAAATATGAACATTTACGCCAGCTTTTATTAATTCTCCAACGTTTGCATAAGTTGCCCAGTATACAAATGGATGATCAGGTTTGTTAGGTATCATAACGTTAACATCGACACCTGATAGTGCAGCGATTTTAATAGCATCTAAAAATGATAAGTCAGGAATAAAGTATGGTGTTTGAATATAAATATGTTTTTTAGCTTCGGATATCATTTTTAAATAACCATACTTAATTTGTTCCCATTCTTCATCAGGACCACTTGATGCAATTTGAATACCAACTTTGCCACCTGATTCTACATCAGGGAAGTACTTGGCATCATAGCGCATCTTGTCACGTGTTGATTGAGAGTTCCAGTCCATCATAAACCTAAGTTGCAATGCATTGACTGAGTCACCTTCTAAACGTAAGTGTGTATCTCTCCAATATCCAAATTTCTTATCTAATCCTAAATATTCATCACCAACATTAAAGCCACCAACGTAACCAATCTTTCCATCTATTACGACGATTTTTCTGTGATTACGGTTGTTCATTCTAAAATTGATAAGTGGTAACTTAGAAGGGAAGAAGCTAGCAACTTCGCCACCTTTTTCTTTGAATCTTTTGAATGAAGAGAGGTTTAACTTTCTTGAACCCATGTCATCGTATAACATTTTTACTTCTAAACCTTCTTCTAATTTCTTTTCCAATTCAGCGAGAATTTTTTTACCTAAGTTATCTTTTTTGAAAATATAGTATTGGATATGTATATATTTTTCAGCATTTTTAATGTCTTCTATCAATGCATCAAATTTATCATGACCATCAGTAAACATCTTTACTTGATTATCTGTCGTTAAGAAGGCAGAATTATTATATAAAAGCATATGAATAAGATGTTTGTAATTAGAAATTTCAGGTTTCGCCACTTCAAAATTATTATCATCAATTGCTTTGATCTGTTCATTAACGATATGCTCTAAACCTATTTTGTCGTGTTCATCTAAATTAAATATGCTTTTACTTTGTATTTGTCTTCCGAACAATAAATACAATATAAACCCTAAAATAGGTATGAATAATAAGACTAATAGCCATGCCCAAATGGCTCCAGCTTCTCTATCTTCAAGAAAGATAATAACAAAGCCGAAGACTAGGTTTAATAGGAAAGCTGCTATTAAAAGCACTGATATAATGAGAGAAAAATCAAATGGTAAATCTGGAATATAATTCATATCAATGCCCCCGTTTCTTTATCTTTAACTTAGTATAATACATTTAAATTAAAATTGAAAAGGTTGTATTTGACCAATGTAAAACATATGCATATAATTAAACAAAATAAGCATATTATTAAAGATTCATTAATAAAATATATCAATAGGAGATGTTACCAATGAAAGAAAAAATCATAAACGTAGAAGGCATGAGTTGTGACCATTGTAAAAAAGCTGTAGAAGAGTCAGTTGGACAACTTATTGGTGTAAGTGAAGTAGTAGCAAGTCCAGAAGAAAATCAAGTTCGTGTTGTATTCGAAGATCCAGCAAGCATTGATAATATTGAAAATGCAATTTTTGACGCTGGTTACGAAGTCGTTTAATAGCAAATTATAAACAATTAAGAAGAATTCATATAATTCATCAAAAAATTACAATTTAAATCAATAGAACTATAGTCAAATTCAATTTAATAGAGTAGAATGAAATTAAGATATTTAAATTGAATAAGAGGTGGTACCCATGAATCAACCTAAGTCAAAGGTAAAGAATGTGGTCAAACTTTTATCATCATTAGGCGTAAACATAACAGAAACAAAGTCACGCATTGAAATTATGCGCAGTTTGCCGAACGTAGCAACAAACAAATTAAAATAATAAATAGGCTTATTGCGTAAAAACGCATCCTCAATTCGAGGATGCGTTTTTTGTTCTATTATTTTATTCTTCTTCTTGTTTGTCTTCTTTTGTTATCGTAAATTTATCTTTTTCGTGATAATAAATAGATAATAATATTCCGATTCCTGCCATAAGTGACCATAGAGCAGATCCACCATAACTTATGAAAGGTAGTGGTATACCTGTAATTGGAAGTAATTGAATTGTCATTCCAATGTTTTGGAAAACATGGAATAGTACAAATGATAAATATCCTACTATAAACACTACGTTAAATGGGTGAGTTGTTGTTGTTGCTAATTTTGCTAAATGTATAAATAACACTAAGAAAATGATCAGTACAACCATCGTTCCTAAAAATCCAAATTCTTCACCAATAATTGAAAAGATAAAGTCTGTGTGATTTTCCGGAATATAAACTTCACCGTTATTTAAGCCTTTACCAAATATTTGTCCTGAACCAATCGCTTTTAAAGATTCTGTTAAGTGATAACCATCTCCAGAACTATAAGCGTATGGGTCTAACCAAGAATTGATACGGCCAAGTTGATATGTTTTAATGCCAAAAACACTTTCAATGACACTTGGTTTAAAAATAATTAATAATATGATGCTTGAACCTATAGCAAATAATGTAATAAACACGGGTGCTAAAATTCTCCACGTAACGCCTGAGACTATGATGACACCAAGAATAATTGCGATTAATACTAACGTTGTACCTAAGTCATTTTGTAATAAAATTAACAATATTGGAACGAGTGACGTTAGTCCTATTTTAAATAGTAAGTTAAAATCTCTACTTAATGATTTATTATATGTAAAGCGATTATGTTGGTAAACAACATTTGAAAGGGCTAAAATCAGAATCACTTTCATGAACTCTGAAGGTTGAATGCTGATAGGGCCTAGTCTGTACCAACTTTTAGCACCATTAATAATAGGTGTGAAGCTAGACTCTGGTAAAATTAATAAACCGATTAAAGATAGATTACCTAATATGTATATTATCCAAACATATTTACGTAAAGTTTTGGGTGAAACAAACATTAGGAAGATGGCTAATATAAATCCTAAAACATAATATAGCACTTGCTTGAGCAAGAAATTCGTTTCATATTGTCCACCTGACATTGCAGAATTGATGATTAAACAACTTGTTCCAAAAAGAATGAGCACGATGGTAATTAATCGCCAATCTATTCGTTCTAGGAATGATTTGTTCAATGTACGAGTAGAAGTTTCCATTAATATACTCCTTTAATAAACGCTAAATTTCATATTTTTCATTATAACTTGATTGTACATAAGATGGTACAATTTTGCTATTGTCAATACAGTTAATTTTAAAATCGAATAGAGATAGGTGCAACAAACGATAAAAACATGATAAAATGTAGGCTAATAATCTACATGGAGGGCGTCTTAATGTCTAAAGAGAATATTTGTATTATTTATGGTGGGAAAAGTGCTGAGCATGATGTATCTATTTTAACAGCACAAAATGTAATTAATGCAGTGGATTTATCAAAATTCCGTATTGATATTATTTACATAACAAATGATGGGGATTGGATTAAAGGGGATCAAGTCATTGATTATAAAATTAATGATATTGAACAACTACGCTTAAAGAGTGACGAATTAACGCCAATTTCAAAATTACTAGAAGCGAGCATAGATGGAAATGCATATAGCGCAGTATTTCCACTTTTACATGGTCCGAATGGTGAAGATGGCACAATACAAGGTTTATTTGAAGTACTAGATATCCCTTATGTTGGAAATGGTGTACTTGCAGCGTCAAGTTCAATGGATAAATTAGTAATGAAACATTTATTCGCTCATAGAGGTTTGCCACAATTACCTTATGTTAGTTTCTTAAAAAGTGAATATGAGAAGTATGAACATAATATTGTTGAATTAATTCAAAACAAATTAGAGTACCCAGTGTTTGTAAAGCCAGCTAATTTAGGATCAAGTGTTGGTATTAGTAAATGTAATAATAAGGAAGAATTAATTTCAGGTATTGAAGAAGCATTTCAATTTGACCGTAAATTAGTTATAGAGCAAGGTGTAGATGCTAGAGAAATTGAAGTTGCTGTATTAGGTAATGATTACCCAGAAACAACTTTACCAGGTGAAGTTATCAAAGACGTTCAGTTCTATGACTACAAATCTAAATATAAAGATGGTAAAGTACAGCTTCAAATACCAGCTGATGTTGATGAAGATACTGCTAATACGTTAAGAAATATGGCAATTGAAGCTTTTAAAGCTACTGACTGTTCAGGTCTCGTAAGAGCAGACTTCTTTTTAACTGAAGATAATACAATTTATATTAATGAAACGAATGCAATGCCAGGTTTCACTCAATATAGTATGTATCCACAACTTTGGGAAAATATGAATCTAAGTTACACAGATTTAATCACTAAGTTAATTGAGCTTGCTATTGAAAGATATAATAACAAGAAAAATATTAAATATAAAATTGACTGAGGGTATTTGAGATGAATATTAAATTAAGTACGATATTAAAATGGATAGATTGTGACATTGAAGAAGAATATTTAGATTACATGGTACAAGGCACTTGTATCGATTCTAGAAAATTAGAGAAATCTAACTTATTCATTCCTTTTAAAGGGGAACATGTTGATGGCCATCGATTTGTAGAACAGACATTAGCAAATGGAGCAGGCGCGTCATTTTGGCAAAAAGATATTCCTAATCCACCAAAAGGACCACTTATTTTTGTCGAAGATACGCTGCAAGCTTTACAAAGTTTAGCAAAAGCCTATTTAAAATATGTTAATCCAAAAATTGTTGCTGTTACCGGATCAAATGGGAAAACGACTACAAAAGATATGGTCGAATGTGTGTTGCGTCAGTCTTACAAAGTAAAGAAGACGCAAGGTAATTATAATAATGAAATTGGTTGCCCGCTTACAATCCTTGATTTAGAAGACGACACTGAAGTTTCTATTTTAGAAATGGGAATGAGTGGCTTTGGTGAAATTAGAGAATTAACATTATTAGCTGAACCTGATGTAGCAATCGTTACAAACATTGGTGAATCTCATATGCAAGACCTTGGTTCAAGAGAAGGTATTGCAAAAGCCAAGTTTGAAATAACAGAAGGATTAAATTCAGACGGTTTGTTTATATATGATGGTGATGAACCACTACTTAAACCTTTAGTAGAATCTTTTGACTACGCGTCAATCTCAGTTGGTTTAAACGAAGGGAATAAAGTAGTCATCCATACGAATCAAACATCTGATAACGGCATTAATTTTCAATTAAATAACGAACAAGCTGTTTTTCATCTGAATATTTTAGGTGAACATAATGTAAAAAATGCGACATATGCGATTCAAGTTGCTAAACATTTTGGTGTAACGGATGACGTTATTCAAAATGCACTAGGTGAACTTTTAATTACGGATATGAGAATGCAACAAATTCCAACAAAGCAATATGGATTATTTATAAATGATGCTTATAATGCTAGCCCGACAAGTATGAAAGCTGCTATTGATACATTAGATAAAATGGAGCAGACAGACAAGACACTTATTTTAGCTGATGTATTAGAGTTAGGCGATATGAGTAAAGAGATGCATGAACAAGTCGGTGCATATTTAGAAGGTAAAAACATTCAAACGCTCTTAACATATGGAAATGAAGCGGCACATATTTCAAAAAATGCCAAAAGTTTCATAGACAATACGATTCATTTTGATTCAAAAGATGATATAGTATCGTATTTGAAAAATCATTTAGATTCAAATTCTGTAACACTATTTAAAGGGTCTAGAGGCATGTCATTAGAAACAATCATCGATGCTTTAACATGAAATTAGGCATATTATTTTTGCATGGTTATACAGGTGGAAGGTATGAATTGCTTCCATTAATTGAGTATTTAAGCGATCGCTATGATTTTGTTCTTGAAGCCCCTGAATATCCTGGACATGGATTAAACTTGTTGATTAAAGATACGAATGAAGATATGTGGTTTGAGAGAGCTCAGGCGTCTTATGAATTATTAAGACAAAAAGTAGATAAAGTCATTATAATTGGATTTTCAATGGGTGGCGTTATTGCTGGGTTATTATCTAAAGTGAATCAACCTGATAAGTTAGTGTTGATTGCACCGGCGTATGAAAATGTTAACCTACAACATCTAGTGAGAAATCCTTACAGATTTATTAATAATGTGCGCCATGCAGATTTTAAAATATTAGAATTTATGGCATTTAGAACATTAAGAATAAGTTATAAGTCATTTCTATCATTTAAAAAGTTGCAACAAAGTGCTTTATACGTACCAGAGCAAATCAATACTAAAACATTAATCATACATGGAACGATAGATGGACTTGTTCCAATTGAAAAATCACGAGCATTAGTTAAACGTATAAAAAATGCAAAATTAATAGAAATTGATAATGGTCCACATGAAATTTGTATCTCAAAAGTAAATAAAAACGTTTTCTTAGAAGTTGAAAAATTTATATTTAAAAATAAATAATTAATTAAAACTGTACTAAAGCCTATTTTAGTGCAGTTGTTTTGTGTTATTTTGCATGAAAGTAAAATGTAAACAACGATTTAAGTACATTGCGCTATTACTAAAAGGGTGGTAGTATATAGAAGTTGAATAAAAAAGATGAGACGTATTAACTAGATAAAAGGAGAATTATTTTGCAAAAATTTAAAGAATTAGGTATTTCTGAAGCTACCTTAAACGCTTTGGACGGAATGGGATTCACTGAACCAACACCAATACAGGTTGAAAGTATTCCACTTACATTAAAAGGTACTGACGTGCTAGGACAAGCACAAACAGGAACTGGTAAAACTGGTGCATTTGGTATTCCATTAATAGATAAAGTAGCAAATAAACAAGGTGTTCAAGCTTTAATTCTTGCACCAACTCGCGAATTAGCAAACCAAGTAGCAGAACAATTACGTAGTTTTAGTAAAGGACAAAGCGTAACTGTAGTAACTGTTTTTGGTGGTATGCCAATCGACAGACAAATTAAATCACTTAAAAAAGGACCACAAATTGTTGTAGGTACTCCTGGACGTGTGATTGATCACTTAAATAGAAAAACGTTAAAAACGGATTCTATTAGTACATTAATTTTAGATGAAGCAGACGAAATGATGAACATGGGCTTTATAGATGATATGAGATTTATAATGTCTAAACTTCCTGCAGAGAATCGTCAAACTTTACTATTCTCAGCAACTATGCCGAAAGCAATTCAAGAATTAGTTCAGAAATTTATGAAGAGTCCAAAAATCGTTAAAACGATGTCAAATGAACTATCTGATCCACAAATTGATGAATACTACACAATTGTTAAAGAACTTGAGAAATTTGAAACATTTACTAATTTATTAGATGTTCAAAATCCAGATCTTTCAATCGTATTCGGTCGTACTAAACGTCGTGTTGACGAATTAGCAAGTGCTTTAATTTCTAAAGGTTACCGTGCTGAAGGATTACACGGTGATATTACACAAGCTAAACGTTTGGAAGTATTAAAGAAATTTAAAAATGACCAAATTGATATTTTAGTTGCTACAGACGTAGCTGCTCGTGGATTAGATATTTCAGGTGTTAGTTATGTATACAACTTCGATATCCCTCAAGATACTGAAAGTTATACACACCGTATCGGTCGTACTGGTAGAGCTGGTAATAAAGGTGCAGCAGTTACTTTTGTTAACCCAGTTGAAATGGATTATATCCGTCAAATTGAAAAAGCTACTAAACGTCAAATGACGACATTACGTCCACCAACACCAGGTGAAGTAATGAAAGCTAAAGAATCAGATGTTAAAGATAAAGTTAAAGGCTGGGTAGAAAGCCCAATCGAAGGCCGTATTGAAAATATAGCTCAAGAGCTTATTAATGAATACGGAGATCAAAAATTAGTTGCTGCATTATTACAAGAGTTAATCAAATCTAGTAATGATGGAGATGTACAATTAACATTTGAAAAACCATTATCTAAAAAATCTGGTTTCAAAGGTAAACAAGGTAATCGTGGCGGTAATCGTGGCGGTGGAAACCGTGGTGGCGGTAACCGTGGCGGCGGAAATCGTGATGGTGGCAACCGTGATGGCGGTAAATCAAGAACTAGATTCGAAGGTAAAAACAAACGTCGTAATAACGATAAAAATAGTGATTTTGATCGTAATAAAGGCAATAATTCAAAACCAAATAAATCTCGTTCTAAAAAACAATTCTCAGGCAGAACATTCGCTGAGCATTCAAAATAGAATCACGAAAAACACGTGTAACCTCAAAGGTTACGCGTGTTTTTTTATGATATAATATCGGTAAATCATATTGTAAGGGAGATATTATGTACAAACAAATTCTCGATAACAAAATGCCTAAACAAGCGATTAAGTATGATTACATTCACCATTGCTTGAATATAGTCGGCATTTTGGTGTTATATGTTTTATTTGTGTATTTGTGGAATAAATTTGAATGGTGGGATTTCTTAATATATCCTATTAGTATTTTAGCTTTAGGTATTATCGTTTTTGGATTTATAACGCCAGTAATTAGAATGAAAAATACATCATTTGAAATTGGTGATCGCTTTCTTGAAATTCAAAATGGATTATATTTTCAAAAAAGAACGGTTTATCCTTTTGATAGAATACAGTCTATCAAATTAGAGCATGGACCAATTTCAAGACGGTTAGATATATATTTTATAGAGGTTATCACGGCAGGTAATAGAAGATTATTGCCAATGTTGAATAGAGAAACAGCTGAACAAACGAGAACAATGATTATGCAGAAAGTAAAAGAGGTGACAGATGATGTTTGATCCTCAAAAATTACATCCCATTTCGTATGTAAGTGGTCTATTAAGTAGTATTAAAGATAATATATTCCCTTTAATTATCGGGGGATTTCTCGTTTATTCAAGAGGTTTAGATAGTTTTTGGGATTTATTGTTTCCACTGCTTATATTAAGTTTTTCTGTCATTAGTTCGATTTTTAAAGGTGTAAAAATTTATAAAACGAGATATTGGATTGAGAATGATCAGTTGATTATGACTTGGGGTGTATTTTCTAAAAATAGAAAAGAGTTAAATATTGAACGTATTCAATCAGTAGATACAACTGAAAATATTGTCCATCAGTTGCTTGGTGGTGTTAATTTAAGTATTAAAACAGCTAGTGACGGTGTTGAATTAGATACGATAACTAAAAAACAAAGTGATTCATTATCAGAATATATTAAGAAAAGAAAAAATATCCTTAAAAATGAACTAGAAGAACATACAGAAGAAACTGAACAAACTGATTTTCAAGAAGATAATGAACAAGAAAGCAATATAAATAATCAAAATGAAGAAGTTGTATTTTATAGGCTCTCAACAAAAGAATTATTGAAAATGAGTTTTACAAGTGGCGGTATATTAATTGTTTTTGCAGCAATAGGGTCTTTATTTGGATTTATAAGCCAAATTATAGATATAGAAGACTATGTTAGCCCGTTGATGAAGACAGTTACCAACCTAACTATTGCGATTATAATGATTGTTATAATCTTTATACTTATAAGTTATATAATCGGATCTTTCAT encodes the following:
- a CDS encoding PH domain-containing protein, which codes for MYKQILDNKMPKQAIKYDYIHHCLNIVGILVLYVLFVYLWNKFEWWDFLIYPISILALGIIVFGFITPVIRMKNTSFEIGDRFLEIQNGLYFQKRTVYPFDRIQSIKLEHGPISRRLDIYFIEVITAGNRRLLPMLNRETAEQTRTMIMQKVKEVTDDV
- a CDS encoding DEAD/DEAH box helicase; its protein translation is MQKFKELGISEATLNALDGMGFTEPTPIQVESIPLTLKGTDVLGQAQTGTGKTGAFGIPLIDKVANKQGVQALILAPTRELANQVAEQLRSFSKGQSVTVVTVFGGMPIDRQIKSLKKGPQIVVGTPGRVIDHLNRKTLKTDSISTLILDEADEMMNMGFIDDMRFIMSKLPAENRQTLLFSATMPKAIQELVQKFMKSPKIVKTMSNELSDPQIDEYYTIVKELEKFETFTNLLDVQNPDLSIVFGRTKRRVDELASALISKGYRAEGLHGDITQAKRLEVLKKFKNDQIDILVATDVAARGLDISGVSYVYNFDIPQDTESYTHRIGRTGRAGNKGAAVTFVNPVEMDYIRQIEKATKRQMTTLRPPTPGEVMKAKESDVKDKVKGWVESPIEGRIENIAQELINEYGDQKLVAALLQELIKSSNDGDVQLTFEKPLSKKSGFKGKQGNRGGNRGGGNRGGGNRGGGNRDGGNRDGGKSRTRFEGKNKRRNNDKNSDFDRNKGNNSKPNKSRSKKQFSGRTFAEHSK
- a CDS encoding PH domain-containing protein is translated as MMFDPQKLHPISYVSGLLSSIKDNIFPLIIGGFLVYSRGLDSFWDLLFPLLILSFSVISSIFKGVKIYKTRYWIENDQLIMTWGVFSKNRKELNIERIQSVDTTENIVHQLLGGVNLSIKTASDGVELDTITKKQSDSLSEYIKKRKNILKNELEEHTEETEQTDFQEDNEQESNINNQNEEVVFYRLSTKELLKMSFTSGGILIVFAAIGSLFGFISQIIDIEDYVSPLMKTVTNLTIAIIMIVIIFILISYIIGSFIVFIRNYKYQLTFDGELLTVKYGLFNVQKRTVPIKRIQALKEDESILRRIFGYTKLSAIITSDGNFENNQEIDVGNVTILPFMKKKEAYKLLEQIIPQFQFQPVEKGLPLQGIRRRIFIPTVCLLLATIAIQIYLWSYTWIVAVVIFLVMLLFATVSTLKSGFKIYDDAIVILNASPFSYETIWANREKVLTLELDENPIIKRKNIAHFNIQLAYGSTMITKKLKFINKQDAIKIYKWYKQEEVDLNAS